The Desulfobacterales bacterium genome has a segment encoding these proteins:
- a CDS encoding succinate dehydrogenase/fumarate reductase iron-sulfur subunit — protein MSSKKTLNLTLKVWRQNGPDKKGRLETYNAKDISPDMSFLEMIDVVNETLTIEGKDPIAFDHDCREGICGMCGAMVNGRAHGPEKGTTLCQLHMRHFSDGDTVVIEPWRSRAFKIIKDLVVDRSALDKIIQAGGYVSVNTGGAQDANAIPVPQDAAEKAMDAAACIGCGACVAACPNAAAMLFASAKISHLALLPQGRPEAARRALQMVRTMDALGFGNCTNEAECEAECPKEISITNIARMNREFLKAVIVSEER, from the coding sequence GATAAGAAGGGACGGCTTGAAACTTATAACGCCAAGGACATTTCACCGGACATGTCCTTTTTAGAGATGATCGATGTCGTCAATGAAACGCTGACGATAGAGGGCAAGGACCCCATCGCGTTTGATCATGACTGCCGGGAAGGCATTTGCGGCATGTGCGGTGCGATGGTCAACGGCCGGGCTCACGGCCCTGAAAAAGGGACCACCCTTTGCCAGCTTCATATGCGGCATTTTTCAGATGGCGATACCGTGGTCATTGAACCGTGGCGCTCCCGGGCCTTTAAGATCATCAAAGACCTGGTGGTGGATCGAAGCGCTCTGGACAAAATCATTCAGGCCGGCGGCTATGTTTCCGTGAACACGGGGGGCGCGCAGGACGCCAATGCCATCCCCGTACCCCAGGACGCGGCGGAAAAGGCGATGGATGCCGCGGCATGCATCGGTTGCGGTGCCTGCGTGGCGGCCTGCCCCAATGCGGCGGCCATGTTGTTTGCCAGCGCGAAAATATCCCACCTGGCCCTGTTGCCGCAAGGCCGGCCCGAAGCCGCCCGCCGGGCGCTTCAAATGGTACGGACGATGGACGCCCTCGGATTCGGCAATTGCACCAATGAGGCCGAGTGCGAAGCGGAGTGCCCAAAGGAGATTTCTATCACCAATATCGCCCGAATGAACCGCGAGTTTTTAAAGGCGGTGATTGTCTCTGAAGAACGATAA
- the mdh gene encoding malate dehydrogenase, with amino-acid sequence MDKKVTVVGAGFVGATTAQRLAEKELCDVVLIDIVEGVPQGKALDLMQAAPVEKHDAKLIGANGYDESAGSDIVIITAGIPRKPGMSRDDLIATNAGIIKGVVTQVVPKSPNAILIIVSNPLDAMCHVAMDASGFPRERVIGMAGVLDSARFRTFIAMELNVSVESTHAFVLGGHGDTMVPLPRYSTVAGIPITELMSKERIDALVKRTATGGAEIVGLLKSGSAFYAPASSAVEMAESILKDKKKVLPCAAYLKGEFGIHNLFIGVPVKLGRKGMEQIIEVRLTEEEDAALKKSAAAVQGLVDILSNIG; translated from the coding sequence ATGGATAAAAAGGTTACGGTGGTTGGTGCCGGTTTTGTGGGCGCTACGACGGCACAGCGGCTGGCTGAAAAAGAGCTGTGTGATGTGGTATTGATTGATATCGTCGAAGGGGTTCCACAGGGAAAAGCGCTTGATCTTATGCAGGCCGCGCCGGTCGAAAAGCATGATGCCAAACTCATCGGCGCCAATGGGTATGATGAGTCGGCCGGCTCCGACATCGTTATCATTACGGCCGGCATACCACGTAAACCCGGTATGAGCCGGGATGATTTGATCGCCACCAACGCCGGGATTATAAAAGGCGTTGTGACCCAGGTTGTCCCCAAATCGCCCAATGCGATTCTTATTATCGTCAGTAATCCTCTGGATGCCATGTGTCATGTGGCCATGGATGCCAGCGGGTTTCCCAGAGAGCGGGTCATCGGTATGGCCGGTGTGCTGGATTCGGCCCGGTTTCGAACCTTTATTGCCATGGAGCTGAATGTCTCCGTTGAAAGCACCCATGCCTTTGTTTTGGGCGGTCACGGAGACACCATGGTGCCGTTGCCGCGATATTCCACGGTGGCGGGAATTCCCATCACGGAACTGATGAGCAAGGAGCGAATCGATGCCCTGGTGAAACGGACCGCCACCGGCGGCGCCGAGATTGTCGGGTTGCTTAAAAGCGGCAGCGCCTTTTATGCACCGGCCTCATCTGCGGTGGAAATGGCCGAGTCCATCTTAAAAGACAAGAAAAAGGTATTGCCTTGCGCCGCTTATCTAAAAGGTGAATTTGGTATTCATAACTTATTTATTGGCGTGCCCGTGAAATTGGGACGAAAAGGGATGGAGCAGATTATCGAAGTCAGGCTGACCGAGGAAGAAGATG